A part of Nesterenkonia lutea genomic DNA contains:
- a CDS encoding type II secretion system F family protein, whose product MSDQQLLPVMVCALLLTLSAVLLLPRGPGGAGRRGSRGDRRRRTGQGVRGEPLPRLRHVLRLNPGGGGDASSGLDAATLLDLTAAMLLAGVGIEACVHRLAQDVPGVERLARVHRGLVAGQRWEDAWRCVADVPELRAFGEELAFAHATGSPSVELLELTAAQARVRRRQRVDEQAARLGVQMVLPLGLCFLPAFILLGVAPVVLGLVQELA is encoded by the coding sequence ATGTCTGACCAGCAGTTGCTGCCTGTCATGGTCTGCGCGCTGCTGCTCACGCTCTCGGCAGTCCTGCTTCTTCCGCGTGGCCCCGGCGGCGCAGGACGCCGCGGCTCCCGCGGGGACCGTCGGCGCCGGACCGGGCAGGGTGTCCGGGGCGAGCCCCTTCCACGGCTGCGACACGTCCTGCGGCTGAACCCCGGCGGTGGCGGCGATGCATCCTCGGGCCTGGATGCCGCCACGCTGCTGGATCTCACCGCGGCCATGCTGCTCGCGGGGGTGGGGATCGAGGCCTGCGTGCATCGTCTTGCCCAGGATGTCCCCGGAGTCGAGCGGCTTGCCCGGGTGCACCGTGGACTCGTCGCCGGGCAGCGGTGGGAGGACGCGTGGCGGTGCGTGGCGGACGTTCCTGAGCTCAGAGCCTTCGGCGAGGAGCTCGCCTTCGCCCATGCCACCGGGTCCCCGAGCGTGGAGCTTCTGGAGCTCACCGCGGCTCAGGCGCGGGTGCGGCGTCGTCAGCGGGTGGACGAACAGGCTGCCCGGCTAGGGGTGCAGATGGTGCTGCCACTGGGTCTGTGCTTCCTTCCGGCCTTCATCCTGCTCGGAGTGGCGCCGGTGGTGCTGGGCCTGGTCCAGGAACTGGCGTAG
- a CDS encoding thiamine-binding protein, whose translation MLAAFSVAPVTADTPEGSLSAAVAEAVRIVRASGLPHETTSMFTTIEGEWDEVFEVIRRATEAVSAVSPRVSLVIKADVRPGFTGQLAEKVTRIEQRLSGDADVPAPRAG comes from the coding sequence ATGTTGGCCGCCTTCTCTGTCGCTCCTGTCACTGCAGACACCCCTGAGGGTTCACTCAGCGCCGCCGTCGCCGAGGCGGTGCGGATCGTTCGAGCCTCCGGTCTGCCGCATGAGACCACGTCAATGTTCACCACCATCGAGGGTGAATGGGATGAGGTGTTCGAGGTCATCCGCCGAGCCACGGAAGCGGTCTCTGCCGTCAGTCCGCGGGTGAGTCTGGTGATCAAGGCAGACGTGCGCCCGGGATTCACCGGTCAGCTGGCGGAGAAGGTCACCAGGATCGAGCAGCGGCTCAGCGGAGACGCAGACGTTCCAGCTCCTCGCGCAGGTTGA
- a CDS encoding DUF4031 domain-containing protein — MTVFIDPPNWPAHGTVFSHLISDTSLQELHAIADSAGISIRAFDQDHYDVPAHRYADLLALGAAPVSGRELTRILLGCGLRIPAAQRPEKLRGTLARAWTRLGLQWLDPADDGAGASRSASASGQAWAQLGEELLDRWSEPHRHYHSLTHLAAVLRHVAFLDRAGELAPDQRRVVALAAWFHDAVYSGAAGEDEEASARLAEVRLEPVLAVSSIQETARLVRLTTGHDPVPEDGNGAVLVDSDLAVLGQTPTDYARYADAVRRDFAQVTDADFHRGRSQVLLRLLDQPTLFRTVTGRQRWEQQARLNLREELERLRLR, encoded by the coding sequence ATGACGGTCTTCATCGACCCGCCGAACTGGCCGGCACACGGGACGGTCTTCTCCCATCTGATCTCGGACACCTCCCTGCAGGAGCTGCATGCCATCGCGGATTCCGCAGGCATCAGCATCCGAGCCTTCGACCAGGACCACTATGACGTGCCGGCCCACCGATACGCGGATCTGCTCGCCCTGGGTGCGGCACCGGTCTCGGGCCGCGAGCTGACCCGGATCCTGCTGGGCTGTGGTCTGCGGATTCCCGCCGCGCAGCGTCCCGAGAAGCTGCGGGGCACGCTGGCCCGAGCCTGGACACGACTGGGCCTCCAGTGGCTCGACCCTGCGGACGACGGCGCAGGCGCATCCCGCTCCGCTTCTGCGTCTGGGCAGGCATGGGCGCAGCTCGGGGAGGAGCTCCTCGATCGATGGTCCGAACCGCACCGGCACTACCATTCGCTGACGCACCTCGCCGCTGTCCTGCGTCACGTGGCGTTCCTGGACCGCGCGGGTGAGCTGGCCCCGGACCAGCGCCGTGTCGTGGCGCTGGCGGCCTGGTTCCACGATGCCGTGTACTCCGGCGCGGCGGGAGAGGACGAGGAGGCTTCGGCGAGGCTGGCCGAGGTCAGGCTGGAGCCTGTGCTGGCTGTCTCATCCATCCAGGAGACGGCGCGGCTTGTGCGGCTGACCACCGGTCATGATCCAGTGCCGGAGGATGGCAACGGTGCGGTCCTGGTAGACAGCGATCTGGCCGTGCTGGGCCAGACTCCGACGGACTATGCGCGGTACGCCGATGCGGTGCGGCGCGACTTCGCCCAGGTCACGGATGCTGACTTCCACCGGGGCAGGAGCCAGGTGCTTCTGCGGCTGCTGGATCAGCCGACGCTGTTCCGCACGGTCACCGGCAGACAGCGCTGGGAGCAGCAGGCTCGGCTCAACCTGCGCGAGGAGCTGGAACGTCTGCGTCTCCGCTGA
- a CDS encoding TAXI family TRAP transporter solute-binding subunit, with protein sequence MKMRRTAIAATAAAALALSACGGGGEEEGGDEDVQTGDEDSFTTDLTFGTGGTAGTYFPLGDELAAIYEDNIEDVNVTAIETGGSADNLGGIFQEEMQLGLTQNDTAASGVAGEIEDLEGQELDNFGWISNLYPEAAHIIVREDSGIESIEDLEGQTIAVGDVGSGTRAISDAILAAHGIEEGDYTAEIADFGSSTDMLADSQIDASIFVVGTPVAGLTQLAASTDVTLLGIEDDMTETISGESGAESYDISADAYEFLDEDVTTVSVFAALVASTTQVSEDLAYEITAATFENAGDITLEVGENITEENALTGVGDIPLHPGAERYFEEQGIDLP encoded by the coding sequence ATGAAAATGCGTCGCACTGCTATTGCAGCCACTGCTGCTGCCGCCCTGGCCCTGTCCGCCTGTGGCGGCGGCGGCGAGGAAGAGGGGGGTGACGAAGATGTCCAGACCGGGGATGAGGACAGCTTCACCACCGACCTGACCTTCGGCACCGGCGGCACCGCCGGCACCTATTTCCCGCTGGGTGATGAGCTGGCGGCCATCTACGAGGACAACATCGAGGACGTCAACGTCACCGCCATCGAGACCGGCGGCTCCGCAGACAACCTGGGTGGGATCTTCCAGGAGGAGATGCAGCTCGGCCTGACCCAGAACGACACCGCTGCCAGCGGCGTCGCCGGGGAGATCGAGGATCTCGAGGGCCAGGAGCTGGACAACTTCGGCTGGATCTCGAACCTCTATCCAGAGGCCGCGCACATCATCGTTCGCGAAGATTCCGGCATCGAGTCCATCGAGGACCTCGAGGGCCAGACCATCGCCGTGGGCGATGTCGGTTCGGGAACCCGCGCCATCTCTGACGCGATCCTTGCCGCGCACGGCATCGAGGAAGGTGACTACACCGCGGAGATCGCTGACTTCGGCTCCTCCACGGACATGCTCGCCGACAGCCAGATCGATGCCTCCATCTTCGTGGTGGGCACCCCGGTGGCAGGCCTGACCCAGCTGGCGGCCTCCACTGATGTCACCCTGCTCGGGATCGAAGATGACATGACCGAGACCATCTCCGGTGAATCCGGCGCCGAGTCGTATGACATCTCCGCAGATGCCTACGAGTTCCTCGATGAGGATGTCACCACGGTCTCCGTCTTCGCCGCCCTGGTGGCCTCCACCACCCAGGTCAGCGAGGATCTCGCCTACGAGATCACCGCAGCCACCTTCGAGAACGCCGGCGACATCACGCTCGAGGTCGGCGAGAACATCACAGAGGAGAACGCCCTCACCGGAGTCGGCGACATCCCGCTGCACCCCGGCGCTGAGCGCTACTTCGAAGAGCAGGGCATTGACCTGCCGTGA
- a CDS encoding TRAP transporter permease: protein MTRSTAEDRSPASADQQEPGVDAEERAAEILRQHDTSSRFRTDLGFWTWIVGGISVAFTLYHLYYALERPFTSWIHGAIHLAGATALVFMLYPASKRLLNAKPSGVLWKDLLLGRGRGIPWYDVLLAAAGIAVNLYIVFRYEYLVGNAVQILGFSNLDYTVAVVGTLLVLEATRRCVGLPIVIIASVAIAYGIWGNLSPIFPHRGRSWDAFATETFLSTRSIFGTPLQVSADFIFLFLLFAVVLLRTNIGQFFNDLAFRAAGKYTGGPAKAAVAASGLQGMVSGSSVANTVASGSFTIPIMKKAGFKPHFAAATEATASTGGQLMPPIMGAAAFIMAQNVPNVEYNELIVIAIIPSLLYFLGAFLSVHFEAKRQSIRGMPVEELPSVRGLITRIDLLLPLVVIVGTLLSGLTPTRAALLGIATAIVLSFFRSSTRLNLRGFMELFVAAARTALPVIAACATAGIVAGTVTATGLGGQLGRGLVAIAGGNFLLVLFFVMIACIILGMGLPTTANYVVTASVAAPILYNNFDVPLIAAHMFVFFFGILADITPPVCLAAYAGAGIANANPMRAGVAAVKIALAGFLIPYVFILQPALLLQGSWDELTISLLTVIVGMIALAAGLAGYLFLRATVIERVLLIGGGLLLIYPDLMISVVGMVALAVGVVLQFARRGRGDRNPTGTEADDDAPASARGGGTGTDPVPSGA, encoded by the coding sequence GTGACACGCAGCACCGCTGAAGATCGTTCCCCGGCTTCTGCTGATCAGCAGGAGCCGGGGGTCGACGCTGAGGAGAGAGCCGCCGAGATCCTTCGGCAGCACGACACGTCCAGCCGGTTCCGGACGGATCTGGGCTTCTGGACGTGGATCGTCGGCGGCATCTCCGTCGCCTTCACCCTCTACCACCTCTACTACGCGCTGGAGAGACCCTTCACCAGCTGGATCCACGGCGCCATTCACCTGGCAGGTGCCACCGCTCTGGTCTTCATGCTCTATCCGGCCAGCAAGCGCCTGCTCAACGCCAAGCCCAGCGGCGTCCTCTGGAAGGACCTGCTGCTCGGTCGCGGGCGCGGCATCCCCTGGTATGACGTGCTGCTCGCCGCCGCCGGGATCGCGGTCAACCTCTACATCGTGTTCCGCTACGAGTACCTCGTCGGCAATGCGGTGCAGATCCTCGGCTTCAGCAACCTCGACTACACCGTCGCCGTGGTGGGCACGCTGCTGGTCCTGGAAGCGACTCGTCGCTGTGTGGGCCTGCCCATCGTCATCATCGCCAGCGTCGCCATCGCCTACGGGATCTGGGGCAATCTCAGCCCGATCTTCCCGCACCGCGGACGGTCCTGGGATGCCTTCGCCACGGAGACCTTCCTGTCCACGCGGTCGATCTTCGGCACCCCGCTGCAGGTCTCCGCGGACTTCATCTTCCTGTTCCTGCTCTTCGCCGTGGTGCTGCTGCGCACGAACATCGGGCAGTTCTTCAATGATCTCGCCTTCCGTGCGGCGGGCAAATACACCGGCGGACCGGCCAAGGCCGCCGTCGCCGCCTCCGGGCTTCAGGGCATGGTCTCGGGCTCCTCTGTGGCCAACACCGTGGCCTCGGGCTCCTTCACGATCCCCATCATGAAGAAGGCCGGGTTCAAACCGCATTTCGCCGCCGCCACTGAGGCGACCGCCTCCACGGGCGGGCAGCTGATGCCACCGATCATGGGTGCCGCTGCGTTCATCATGGCGCAGAACGTGCCCAACGTGGAGTACAACGAGCTGATCGTCATCGCGATCATCCCGTCGCTGCTCTACTTCCTGGGTGCGTTCCTCTCGGTGCACTTCGAGGCGAAGCGGCAGAGCATCAGGGGCATGCCCGTGGAAGAGCTGCCGAGCGTCCGTGGTCTGATCACTCGCATCGACCTGCTGCTGCCGCTGGTGGTCATCGTGGGCACCCTGCTCTCCGGTCTGACCCCGACCAGGGCGGCGCTGCTGGGGATCGCCACGGCCATCGTGCTGAGCTTCTTCCGGTCCTCGACCAGGCTGAATCTGCGCGGCTTCATGGAGCTCTTCGTGGCCGCGGCCCGCACCGCGCTTCCGGTGATCGCAGCCTGTGCCACGGCTGGAATCGTGGCAGGCACGGTGACGGCCACCGGCCTGGGTGGTCAGCTCGGTCGCGGACTCGTCGCCATCGCCGGAGGCAATTTCCTGCTGGTGCTCTTCTTCGTGATGATCGCCTGCATCATCCTCGGCATGGGGCTGCCGACCACGGCGAACTATGTGGTCACGGCCTCGGTGGCGGCACCGATCCTGTACAACAACTTCGACGTGCCGCTGATCGCAGCGCACATGTTCGTGTTCTTCTTCGGCATCCTGGCGGACATCACCCCGCCGGTCTGTCTCGCAGCGTACGCCGGGGCCGGCATCGCGAATGCGAACCCGATGAGAGCCGGTGTCGCCGCGGTGAAGATCGCCCTGGCCGGCTTCCTGATCCCCTACGTGTTCATCCTGCAGCCTGCGCTTCTGCTGCAGGGCTCCTGGGACGAGCTGACCATCTCTCTGCTCACCGTGATCGTGGGGATGATCGCGCTCGCGGCGGGACTTGCCGGCTACCTGTTCCTGCGGGCCACGGTGATCGAGCGGGTGCTGCTGATCGGTGGCGGTCTGCTGCTGATCTATCCGGACCTGATGATCTCCGTGGTGGGCATGGTGGCCCTCGCCGTGGGCGTGGTCCTGCAGTTCGCGCGCCGCGGTCGGGGTGACCGGAATCCGACCGGCACCGAGGCCGACGACGACGCGCCAGCGTCTGCCCGAGGTGGCGGCACAGGCACGGATCCGGTGCCCAGCGGCGCCTGA
- a CDS encoding Lrp/AsnC family transcriptional regulator, whose amino-acid sequence MVTAFVMMKTDPHRIPESAQDIANIDEVQAVYSVTGKWDLVAMVKTPHLEDLSDLVPAKISKVATVHDTETMVAFRTYSDQELEASFSLGGE is encoded by the coding sequence ATGGTCACCGCATTTGTCATGATGAAGACCGATCCGCACCGGATCCCCGAATCGGCGCAGGACATCGCCAATATCGACGAGGTCCAGGCGGTGTACTCCGTGACCGGCAAATGGGATCTCGTCGCGATGGTCAAGACGCCGCATCTCGAGGACCTCAGCGACCTGGTGCCGGCGAAGATCTCCAAGGTCGCCACCGTCCACGATACCGAGACCATGGTCGCGTTCCGCACCTACTCAGACCAGGAGCTGGAAGCCAGCTTCAGCCTGGGCGGGGAATAG
- the menC gene encoding o-succinylbenzoate synthase, translated as MRAVEIVLHDVELPLRHAFETSSHRKSSLRHLLVEMIDAEGTVGWGEIASPAGPFYAPETTTTAWQTATEHLIPAVLGAQWDHPDEISGLYAKVRGNFFAKAGVEMAAWAMWSAAESIPLARALGGERETVVAGVSLGIEPSIEALLSEVTRHVESGYPRVKLKIAPGWDVEPVRAVREAFPDLDVHVDANGAYPGSHEPGGEGAFEVLRALDPFRLTMIEQPFAPRNFLDHARLTAELETPVCLDESVETLDDLRTALALKAGNVLNIKVSRMGGLSAARDAHALASAAGWPVWCGGMHEFGIGRAANVAISSLPGFTLPSDVSASSKYYAEDIIDPPVTAEQGIVRVPTADGLGHSVRTEVIAAHATRQKRFLV; from the coding sequence ATGCGCGCCGTCGAGATCGTGCTCCACGATGTTGAACTGCCCCTGCGACATGCCTTCGAGACAAGTTCTCACCGCAAGTCCTCGCTGCGGCACCTGCTGGTCGAGATGATCGACGCCGAGGGCACCGTGGGCTGGGGCGAGATCGCCTCCCCCGCCGGCCCCTTCTACGCTCCAGAGACGACGACGACGGCGTGGCAGACCGCCACTGAGCACCTGATCCCCGCCGTGCTGGGCGCGCAGTGGGACCATCCCGATGAGATCTCCGGGCTCTACGCGAAGGTGCGCGGCAACTTCTTCGCCAAGGCGGGGGTCGAGATGGCCGCCTGGGCGATGTGGAGCGCGGCCGAATCGATCCCGCTGGCCCGCGCACTCGGCGGTGAGCGCGAGACCGTGGTGGCTGGTGTCTCGCTGGGGATCGAACCCAGCATCGAAGCGCTGCTGAGCGAGGTCACTCGTCACGTGGAGTCGGGCTACCCCCGCGTCAAGCTCAAGATCGCCCCGGGCTGGGACGTGGAGCCCGTGCGAGCTGTGCGCGAGGCGTTCCCCGACCTCGACGTCCACGTGGACGCGAACGGCGCCTACCCGGGCAGCCACGAACCCGGTGGCGAAGGTGCCTTCGAGGTGCTCCGCGCCCTGGACCCGTTCCGACTGACCATGATCGAACAGCCCTTCGCCCCGAGGAACTTCCTCGACCACGCGCGGCTGACCGCAGAGCTCGAGACCCCGGTCTGCCTGGATGAGTCCGTGGAGACACTCGATGACCTGCGCACGGCGCTGGCCCTGAAGGCCGGCAATGTGCTCAACATCAAGGTCTCTCGGATGGGCGGACTCAGCGCCGCGCGTGACGCCCACGCCCTGGCCTCCGCCGCGGGCTGGCCGGTCTGGTGCGGGGGCATGCATGAATTCGGCATCGGAAGGGCCGCGAACGTGGCGATCTCCTCGCTGCCCGGGTTCACCCTGCCCTCAGATGTCTCCGCCTCGAGCAAGTACTACGCCGAGGACATCATCGATCCCCCGGTGACCGCTGAGCAGGGCATCGTGAGGGTTCCCACCGCAGACGGGCTCGGTCACAGCGTGCGCACGGAGGTCATCGCTGCCCACGCGACGAGACAGAAGCGCTTTCTGGTCTGA
- a CDS encoding MurR/RpiR family transcriptional regulator: MNGARTDEPHEDAEGRAENWSSRRGPDSPAARFGATMSPRASARSLQARLIRRERENLERVFAGIEDDDSVARTAALIAGARRRFIVGHGRSAAFAHLLDLDLSHGVSQVSLIDGLSMRGIDVLTDVRSTDVLVAFSMRRYRRETEQLAEAFARRGGAVVAVTDSAESPLVAHCTEAVIVPTNSASVTDSATGVAAVIHLLTALTTSSAKGSRRRLTERESLIQEMGLYI, from the coding sequence GTGAACGGCGCGAGAACCGATGAACCGCATGAGGACGCCGAGGGGCGGGCTGAGAACTGGTCCAGCCGGCGCGGCCCGGACAGCCCGGCAGCGCGATTCGGCGCCACCATGTCCCCGCGCGCCTCGGCGAGGAGCCTCCAGGCTCGGCTGATCCGTCGGGAGCGCGAGAATCTGGAGCGCGTCTTCGCCGGCATCGAGGACGACGACTCAGTGGCGCGCACGGCAGCTCTCATCGCCGGAGCCAGGCGCCGCTTCATCGTCGGTCATGGACGTTCGGCGGCCTTCGCCCATCTGCTGGACCTCGATCTCTCCCATGGCGTCTCTCAGGTCTCGCTCATCGATGGGCTGAGCATGCGGGGCATCGATGTGCTCACCGATGTGCGGAGCACCGACGTGCTCGTCGCCTTCTCCATGCGCCGCTACCGCCGAGAGACCGAACAGCTCGCCGAGGCCTTTGCCCGGCGCGGCGGCGCCGTGGTGGCCGTGACCGACTCCGCAGAGTCCCCCCTGGTGGCGCACTGCACCGAAGCTGTGATCGTCCCTACCAACTCCGCCTCGGTGACGGACTCCGCCACCGGAGTCGCGGCAGTGATCCACCTGCTCACCGCCCTGACCACTTCAAGTGCCAAGGGAAGCCGCCGCCGGCTGACCGAGAGAGAATCGCTGATCCAAGAGATGGGACTGTATATCTGA
- a CDS encoding M20/M25/M40 family metallo-hydrolase: MDTSSPTAALDFARDHLEETLELLERMVVTESPTGDAEGVTAVCAQVQEIFAEHDPHTSVQEGEWGAHLVMDIPGSGAKQEKAPVLFVGHADTVWPLGTLETMPFRIEDGIAYGPGVFDMKSGLLIMHQALKLSTAWGMSRPPVRVIVVGDEEIGSPSSRELLLSCAEGVSAVLGFESPHPGGELKVGRLGSTRLRLEISGRASHAALDPEGGINAIDELVDQLTALRELISAAETASPGDVLCNLGTISGGGKTNVVPAAASAEIGLRFRTPEVEAQVLESIQQLAPVRSGAELTVRTLSQRPAWQTDAADGDLLALVEDAAQEVGLPAVGGRPAAGAGDTNFLGSLGLPTLDGLGPDGAGAHADHEQVRIDSIPERIALLAALLSRL; this comes from the coding sequence ATGGACACCTCATCTCCCACCGCTGCCCTTGATTTCGCCAGAGACCACCTCGAGGAGACTCTCGAACTTCTGGAACGGATGGTGGTCACGGAGTCTCCCACCGGGGACGCCGAGGGGGTCACCGCAGTGTGTGCCCAGGTCCAGGAGATCTTCGCCGAGCACGACCCACACACCTCCGTCCAGGAGGGGGAGTGGGGGGCGCACCTGGTGATGGACATCCCCGGTTCCGGGGCGAAGCAGGAGAAGGCCCCGGTGCTCTTCGTCGGCCACGCCGACACGGTCTGGCCGCTCGGCACGCTCGAGACCATGCCGTTCCGGATCGAGGACGGCATCGCCTATGGTCCCGGGGTCTTCGACATGAAGTCGGGGCTGCTCATCATGCACCAGGCGCTGAAGCTCAGCACCGCCTGGGGCATGTCACGGCCTCCGGTGCGGGTGATCGTCGTCGGCGACGAGGAGATCGGCTCGCCCAGCTCGCGGGAGCTGTTGCTGTCCTGCGCGGAGGGTGTCAGCGCAGTGCTCGGTTTCGAGTCCCCGCATCCCGGCGGGGAGCTGAAGGTCGGCCGGCTCGGAAGTACCCGGCTGCGTCTGGAGATCAGTGGACGCGCCTCCCACGCGGCTCTGGACCCCGAGGGTGGGATCAACGCGATCGACGAGCTGGTGGACCAGCTCACCGCTCTGCGGGAGCTCATCTCTGCGGCAGAGACCGCGTCCCCGGGCGATGTGTTGTGCAACCTCGGGACGATCTCCGGCGGCGGAAAGACCAACGTGGTGCCTGCCGCAGCGTCCGCGGAGATCGGTCTGCGCTTCCGCACCCCGGAGGTGGAGGCCCAGGTGCTGGAATCGATCCAGCAGCTCGCGCCGGTCAGATCCGGGGCTGAGCTCACAGTGCGCACCCTCTCGCAGCGGCCCGCCTGGCAGACCGATGCGGCAGATGGAGACCTGCTGGCCCTCGTGGAGGACGCGGCCCAGGAGGTCGGGCTCCCCGCAGTGGGCGGCCGACCGGCCGCCGGCGCCGGGGACACGAACTTCCTCGGCTCACTGGGCCTGCCCACGCTCGACGGACTGGGACCGGACGGTGCCGGGGCCCATGCCGATCACGAACAGGTGCGGATCGACTCGATCCCCGAGCGGATCGCGCTGCTGGCTGCGCTGCTGAGCAGGCTCTGA
- a CDS encoding Rv3654c family TadE-like protein produces the protein MMRSASPARDLSGQRRSGQRGSGTVLALALIMTLLILLGAVYALSLVAVSSAQAARGADMAALAAADAARGLTQRDPCTVALALAERNGVELTSCTVTGPHGTEVVVRSAVPILPERLLNPSAVQLSDLVSRSSARAGPPPA, from the coding sequence ATGATGCGTTCAGCATCACCGGCTCGGGACCTCTCGGGACAGCGCAGGTCGGGACAGCGCGGGTCAGGAACGGTGCTGGCACTGGCGCTCATCATGACGCTGCTGATCCTGCTGGGTGCCGTGTACGCCCTAAGCCTGGTGGCAGTGTCCTCCGCGCAGGCTGCTCGCGGAGCCGATATGGCGGCCCTGGCGGCGGCGGACGCGGCCCGCGGCCTGACCCAGAGGGATCCCTGCACGGTGGCGCTGGCCCTCGCGGAGCGCAATGGCGTGGAGCTCACCAGTTGCACGGTCACTGGCCCACACGGTACTGAGGTGGTGGTTCGCAGCGCCGTGCCGATCCTCCCGGAACGACTCCTGAACCCCTCGGCCGTGCAGCTGTCGGACCTGGTCAGCCGCAGCTCCGCTCGAGCGGGGCCCCCACCGGCATGA
- a CDS encoding TadE family type IV pilus minor pilin produces the protein MRCPSEPLCTRRDVAAHPSSAAERGSISAEFALALPGVILVLLLVLSFAMQGAAQVSLEEGARVAARELARGESAVSAEAAARRVSGERTAFRLDREDPYVTVVLSRPVRVLGWLELDATQDARATARVEVSP, from the coding sequence GTGCGTTGTCCTTCTGAGCCGCTCTGCACCCGCCGGGACGTTGCTGCGCACCCGAGCTCTGCTGCCGAGCGGGGCTCCATCAGTGCGGAGTTCGCGCTCGCGCTGCCCGGCGTGATCCTGGTCCTGCTGCTCGTGCTCTCCTTCGCGATGCAGGGCGCCGCTCAGGTCTCTCTGGAGGAGGGCGCGAGGGTCGCCGCCCGCGAACTGGCCCGTGGGGAGTCCGCCGTCTCTGCTGAGGCTGCGGCGCGGCGGGTCTCCGGGGAGAGGACCGCCTTCCGACTGGATCGGGAGGACCCCTATGTCACGGTCGTCCTGTCGCGGCCGGTGCGCGTGCTGGGCTGGCTGGAGCTCGACGCGACTCAGGATGCACGGGCCACGGCCCGTGTAGAGGTTTCACCATGA
- a CDS encoding DUF4244 domain-containing protein, translating into MEVTITETTSAQTRPQVPGYSMQQLHQEEEGLATAEYGIVMLAAVGFAGLLVAVLSSDTARGLLTGIVERALSF; encoded by the coding sequence ATGGAAGTCACGATCACGGAGACGACATCAGCGCAAACCCGTCCGCAGGTGCCCGGGTATTCGATGCAGCAGCTCCATCAGGAGGAAGAAGGCCTCGCCACCGCTGAATATGGCATTGTCATGCTCGCCGCCGTGGGGTTCGCCGGGCTGCTGGTGGCCGTGCTGAGCTCTGACACCGCCCGCGGGCTGCTGACCGGCATCGTCGAACGTGCGTTGTCCTTCTGA